Proteins encoded together in one Labeo rohita strain BAU-BD-2019 chromosome 21, IGBB_LRoh.1.0, whole genome shotgun sequence window:
- the rps14 gene encoding 40S ribosomal protein S14, giving the protein MAPRKGKEKKEEQVISLGPQVAEGENVFGVCHIFASFNDTFVHVTDLSGKETICRVTGGMKVKADRDESSPYAAMLAAQDVAQRCKELGITALHIKLRATGGNRTKTPGPGAQSALRALARSGMKIGRIEDVTPIPSDSTRRKGGRRGRRL; this is encoded by the exons ATGGCACCTCGCAAGGGTAAGGAAAAGAAGGAAGAGCAGGTCATCAGCCTGGGACCTCAGGTTGCCGAAGGCGAGAATGTGTTTGGAGTCTGTCACATCTTCGCATCCTTCAACGACACCTTTGTGCACGTCACTGACCTTTCTGGCAA AGAAACAATCTGCCGTGTGACTGGTGGGATGAAGGTTAAGGCCGACAGAGACGAGTCCTCTCCTTACGCTGCTATGTTGGCAGCTCAGGATGTGGCTCAGAGGTGCAAGGAGCTGGGAATCACTGCCCTGCACATCAAGCTGAGGGCCACTGGTGGAAACAG AACCAAGACACCTGGACCAGGAGCACAGTCTGCCCTCAGGGCTCTGGCTCGTTCCGGCATGAAGATTGGCCGTATTG AGGACGTCACCCCCATTCCATCGGACAGCACCCGCAGAAAGGGAGGTCGTCGTGGACGTCGTCtgtaa